From a single Osmerus mordax isolate fOsmMor3 chromosome 6, fOsmMor3.pri, whole genome shotgun sequence genomic region:
- the cpvl gene encoding probable serine carboxypeptidase CPVL, whose translation MLKETLRFLLLLTVLESTQSRGCSSFFCRKSHRVSEHKGADPGSPLFLTPYIEKGNIDEARKLSLVGPLPGANVKSYAGYLTVNKKYNSNLYFWFFPAQETPETAPVLLWLQGGPGGTSMFGLFVEHGPYMVHKNLTVGFRDYPWTSRYSVVYIDNPVGTGFSFTDDDRGFAQNQDDVGRDLYSALTQFFQIFPEYQSNEFYATGESYAGKYVPAIGYYIHKNNPSAKVKINFKGVAIGDGLCDPELMLGGYADFLYQTGMVDELQREYVIQQTDNGVQFIQQQKWVEAFEVFDSLLNGDVQPYPSFFQNATGCTNYYNYMQCQEPEDQEYFSQFVTLPAVRRSIHVGNLTFHDGSLVEKHLLEDVMKSIKPWLGVLMDNYRVLIYSGQLDVIVAAPLTERFLPTVNWTGAEEYKRAPRFHWKIQPTDTEVAGYVRQVGEFYQVIIRGGGHILPYDQPERSFDMIDRFLSTQGWS comes from the exons ATGTTGAAGGAAACGCTGAGGTTTCTCCTGCTGCTGACTGTCCTGGAGTCGACGCAGTCAAGGGGATGCTCGAGTTTTTTCTGCCGAAAATCTCACCGTGTCAGCGAACACAAAGGAGCCGACCCTGGATCGCCGCTCTTTCTCACCCCATACATTGAAAAGGGAAACATCGACGAGG CCAGGAAGTTGAGTCTTGTGGGACCTCTGCCTGGAGCCAATGTCAAGAGTTATGCTGGATACCTCACCGTCAACAAGAAATACAACAGCAACCTCTACTTCTGGTTCTTCCCTGCAcag GAAACACCAGAAACGGCCCCAGTCCTTCTGTGGCTACAAGGAGGTCCAGGGGGCACCTCAATGTTTGGACTCTTTGTTGAACATGGACCTTACATGGTTCATAAGAACCTTACAG TGGGCTTCAGAGACTATCCTTGGACATCTAGATACTCGGTTGTGTACATTGACAATCCA GTAGGAACAGGCTTTAGCTTCACGGACGATGACAGAGGCTTTGCCCAGAACCAGGATGATGTCGGCAGAGATCTCTACAG cgCATTGACCCAGTTCTTCCAGATCTTTCCAGAGTATCAGTCCAATGAGTTCTATGCCACTGGAGAG TCCTATGCAGGAAAGTATGTTCCAGCCATTGGTTACTACATCCATAAGAACAATCCCTCAGCTAAGGTGAAGATCAACTTTAAAGGTGTGGCTATCGGAGATGGTCTGTGCGATCCTGAGCTG ATGCTGGGTGGCTATGCAGACTTCCTGTACCAGACAGGCATGGTGGACGAGCTGCAGAGGGAGTATGTCATCCAGCAGACAGACAACGGGGTGCAGTTCATCCAGCAGCAGAAATGGGTCGAAGCCTTTGAG GTCTTCGACAGCTTGCTGAATGGAGATGTGCAACCTTACCCCTCCTTCTTCCAGAATGCTACGGGCTGCACCAACTATTACAACTACATGCAGTGCCAG GAGCCAGAAGACCAGGAGTATTTCTCCCAGTTTGTGACGCTGCCCGCCGTGCGCCGTTCGATCCACGTGGGGAACTTGACGTTCCACGACGGCTCCCTGGTGGAGAAACACCTGCTGGAGGACGTCATGAAGAGCATCAAGCCCTGGCTGGGCGTGCTCATGGACAACTacagg GTGCTGATCTACAGCGGCCAGTTGGACGTGATCGTGGCGGCCCCCCTGACGGAGCGGTTCCTGCCCACGGTGAACTGGACCGGCGCCGAGGAGTACAAGAGGGCTCCGCGTTTCCACTGGAAGATCCAGCCCACCGACACGGAGGTAGCCGGCTACGTCCGTCAAGTGGGAGAGTTCTACCag GTGATCATACGCGGGGGAGGACACATCCTGCCGTACGACCAACCGGAGAGGTCGTTCGACATGATTGACAGGTTCCTCTCGACGCAGGGCTGGTCCTGA